The genomic interval ATGGTCGGGAACCGAAGTGCTGATGCGCTGGAACCACCCGAAAGAAGGCCTGGTCCGCCCCGACCTGTTCATTCCCTTTGCCGAGCATTCAGGCCTGATCGTGCCGATGACCCGCTCACTGATGCAGCAGACCGCTGCCCTGCTGGGGCCGGTTTCGCCTGCGTTCGTCACGCCCTTCCACATCGGCATCAACATCAGCGCCCGCCACTGCCAGAACCTGGAACTGGTGCAGGACTGCCGTGAATTCCTCGCTGCGTTCGAGCCGGGCAGCATCCATCTGGTGCTGGAGCTCACAGAACGCGAACTGATCGAGCCCACCGACATCACCCACCGCCTCTTCTGCGAATTGCGCGAAGCGGGGGTGAAGATCGCCATCGACGACTTCGGCACCGGCCACTCGAGCCTGACTTACTTGCGCACGTTCAACGTCGACTTCCTGAAGATCGACCAGAGCTTCGTCGCCATGATCGGCCTCGACGCCTTGTCGCGGCATATCCTGGACAGCATCATCGAACTGTGCGCCAAGCTGGATCTGGGCATCGTCGCCGAAGGCGTGGAGACCGAAGAGCAAAGCCAATACCTGACGTTACATCACGTCAACTTCCTTCAAGGCTACCTGTACGGCAAACCCATGCCGGCGGCCGATTTCATTAACGCATTAACTCACCGTTAATTAGGCGTCCCATCCTTCCCCCTGTGGCCTGGCGCACCAATTTGAAACAAAACAACGCGATTGTTACATGAAGAAAAAGTCAGGATTTACTCTTGCGGCATTAACTACTACAATTTTTCTTACCTGTTGCAAGATAGACAGGTGAGCCAATTATCACCGAGTCGCTTCAAGGCTGACGTCCGAAGGCTTTGTTTGCGGTTGGTATCAGCCAAACACACTATTGGAGTAACGATATTGTCCAGACTCGCTGAATTTCGTGCAGCTGAAAAAGCCCTTCAGGAACAGCTCAAGCAGCTGGAATCGCTGAAGAACGATGCCGGGCTCAAGAAAGAAATCGAATTCGAAGAGAAGCTTCAGGGACTGATGAAGAGCTACGGCAAAGGCCTGAAGGACATCATCGCCATCCTCGATCCGAACCCGGCAAAATCCGGCCTGCAAGTGTCTGCAGCACCCAAGACCCGCCGCGCCCGCGTGGTCAAGGTGTACCAAAACCCGCACACCGGCGAACTGATCGAGACCAAAGGCGGCAACCACCGCGGCCTGAAAGCCTGGAAAGAACAGTACGGGGCAGCCACCGTCGATTCCTGGTTGCGCGGCTGATCTTGCGCCAACAGAAAAAGCCCTGCCGATGCAGGGCTTTTTTGTGGACAATATTTAACAAATGCAACGAATCCCGTCTGAAAAGTTGATCGGCCTTGCGCCTGGCGCACTATGAATTTGCAGCAGGATATTGCCGGCCGACTCGCGGTTATCTTTGTGCTTAATGCTTTCGGGTATCTAAAACGGTGCAGACCGCCCGGTCAGGTTTAAAGTTTCAAGCTGTTTCGTATCGACGCTATTTCGTCCGTGCTCTGTTTGAACATCTCGGCCTCTCCGGCATACGAAAGTACATAGGCCTTCTGAGCGTCGAGCGCAGCGACCAATGTTTGCGACAACACATGCCTGCCGTTTTCGGTGACCGTGCAGGTGGTCTCAAGTGCGGAAAGCGAACCCAGGACGGCTGAGTGGATCCTGTTGCACACACTCTGGTAGCCGCCCTGGAAGAAATCCTTCTGCACCGCTTTGCGCATCTCCAGCAGCACCCCTTGCAGGTTGACTTGATGGCCGGTTTCCACCTGGGTCATGGTCAACTCCATCACCATCACCTGATTCCCTTCGGCGTCGGTCTTCACCCCGCGCTGACGCGATACCTGCGGCGATGTGTCAGGCAGGGCCTCAACCTGCCAGCCGGCGGGCCAGGCGATCTCCGGCGCCTGGGCCACTGCCCCGGTGGCGCACAACGACAAGCCAAGAAAAACGAACAGCGATTTGAACGGTCGGATCATTGCGAAAGACACCGGCAGACTGAGCCGAGCAGTCTGAGCCCCGCCCTGCGGCAGGGCAAGCCTGCACGTGAGGTTTGGCGATGTCCCAAGGCATGCGTATCATTGCGCCATTCACTCGCCCCATTCGTCACGGAGGGCCCATGAGCCTGCACGAACTGAACACTTTCCCCGGCGTGACCGCCACCCCAGACAGCGCAACCCGCAACTTCGTCTTCAACCACACCATGCTGCGCGTAAAGGACATCACCCGGTCGCTGGACTTCTACACCCGCGTGCTCGGTTTCTCGCTGGTTGAAAAGCGCGACTTCCCGGAAGCCGAATTCAGCCTGTACTTCCTGGCGCTGGTCGACAAGGCGCAGATCCCGGCGGACGCCGCGGCCCGCACCGAATGGATGAAGTCGATCCCCGGCATCCTGGAACTGACCCACAACCACGGCACCGAGAACGACGCGGACTTCGCCTACCACAACGGCAACACCGACCCGCGCGGTTTCGGCCACATCTGCATCTCGGTGCCGGACATCGTTGCCGCCTGCGAGCGCTTCGAGGAACTGGGCTGCGACTTCCAGAAGCGCCTGACCGACGGCCGTATGAAAAGCCTGGCGTTCATCAAGGATCCGGACGGCTACTGGGTCGAAATCATCCAGCCGGCACCGCTGTAAAAAGCGCCCCAAAACGAAAAACCCCATGAGCGATCATGGGGTTTGTCGTTTCTGGCTAGAGGCTTATGCCGGGGCCGACGTGCGGATCAGGTGATCGAATGCGCTCAGGGAAGCCTTGGCGCCCTCGCCCACCGCGATCACGATCTGCTTGTACGGCACGGTGGTCACGTCGCCTGCGGCGAAGATGCCGTGGATCGACGTTTCGCCGCGGTTATCGACGATGATCTCACCGCGCGGCGACAACTCGATGGTGCCCTTGAGCCAATCGGTGTTGGGCAGCAGGCCGATCTGCACGAAGATCCCCTCCAGCTCGACGCTGCGCAATTCATCCGACTGACGATCCTTGTAGCGCAGGCCGTTGACCTTCTGCCCGTCGCCGGTGACCTCTGTGGTTTGCGCGCTGGTGATCACGGTCACGTTCGGCAGGCTGTGCAGCTTGCGCTGCAGTACCGCGTCGGCACGCAGCTGTACGTCGAACTCCAGCAAGGTCACGTGGGCCACGATGCCCGCCAGGTCGATGGCCGCTTCCACGCCGGAGTTGCCGCCGCCGATCACCGCCACGCGCTTGCCCTTGAACAACGGGCCGTCGCAGTGCGGGCAGTACGCCACGCCTTTGTTGCGGTATTCCTGCTCGCCCGGCACGTTCATTTCCCTCCAGCGCGCACCAGTGGCCAGAATGACGCTCTTGGCTTTCAGGCTCGCGCCGCTGGCGAAACGGACTTCGTGCAGCTCGCCGTTCTTGCCCGGGATCAGCTTGTCGGCGCGTTGCAGGTTCATGATGTCCACGTCGTATTGCTTGACGTGCTCCTCCAGCGCCACCGCCAGTTTCGGCCCTTCGGTCTCCTGTACGGAGATGAAGTTCTCGATGGCCATGGTGTCCAGCACCTGACCGCCGAAGCGTTCAGCGGCGACGCCGGTGCGGATGCCTTTGCGGGCTGCGTAGATGGCTGCCGAAGCGCCGGCCGGGCCACCGCCGACCACCAGCACATCGAAGGCCTCTTTGGCGCTGATCTTCTCGGCCTGACGCTCGATGGCGCCGGTGTCGAGCTTGGCGAGGATTTCCTCAAGGCCCATGCGGCCCTGACCGAAGTTCTCGCCGTTCAAGTAAATGCTCGGCACGGCCATGATCTTGCGGTCGTTGACTTCGTCCTGGAACAGCGCGCCGTCGATGGCGACATGGCGGATGTTCGGGTTCAGCACGGCCATCAGGTTCAGCGCCTGGACGACATCCGGGCAGTTCTGGCACGACAGCGAGAAGTACGTTTCGAAACTGAATTCGCCCTTGAGCGAACGGATCTGTTCGATCACCTCGGCGCTGGCCTTCGAAGGGTGACCGCCGACCTGCAGCAAGGCCAGTACCAACGAGGTGAATTCGTGGCCCATCGGAATGCCGGCGAAACGCAGGCTGATGTCCGCACCGGGGCGGTTGATCGAGAACGACGGTTTGCGGGCATCGTCGCCGCTGTCGATCAGGGTGATTTGGCTCGAAAGACTGGCGACGTCTTTCAGCAGTTCAAGCATTTCACGGGATTTCGCACCGTCGTCGAGAGAAGCGACGATCTCGATCGGCTGGGTGACCCGTTCCAGGTACGATTTCAACTGGGCTTTAAGATTGGCGTCCAACATACGGGCGATCTCCTGAACTTTCTTTGAGGCGAAAAAAAACGCCCGAGCGAATCTCGCCCGGGCGTTTTCATTGGGCGGTGCAGCTTACTTAGGTAGGTGCGGAGTTCCGCCCTGCATTGCGTGTCACAGACTTAGATCTTGCCGACCAGGTCCAGGGACGGAGCCAGAGTGGCCTCGCCTTCTTTCCACTTGGCCGGGCAGACTTCGCCTGGGTGGGCAGCGACGTACTGAGCGGCCTTGATCTTGCGCAGCAGCTCGGAAGCGTCACGGCCGACGCCGCCGTCGTTCAGTTCAACGATCTTGATCTGGCCTTCTGGGTTGATCACGAAGGTGCCGCGGTCCGCCAGGCCGGCTTCTTCGATCAGCACGTCGAAGTTGCGGGAGATGACGTGGGTCGGGTCGCCGATCATGGTGTACTGGATCTTGCCGATGGCTGGCGAGGTGTTGTGCCAGGCAGCGTGGGCGAAATGGGTGTCGGTGGAAACGCTGTAGATCTCTACGCCCAGTTTCTGGAAGGCTGCGTAGTTGTCGGCCAAGTCTTCCAGCTCGGTCGGGCAAACGAAGGTGAAGTCGGCTGGGTAGAAGAATACGACCGACCACTTGCCTTTCAGGTCAGCGTCCGAGACTTGCACGAAGTCGCCGTTTTTGAACGCGGTGGCTTTGAACGGTTTTACTTGGCTGTTGATGATAGGCATTGATGACTCTCCGTCAGGGGTTGTGAACTCGATGGGGTGAATCCTACCCACTCGCTCGACGGATGGCTCATTGGCAAACCTGATGCTGCTGATTTGTTTTCGCTATTAGCTGACTGTATTAATAGAAGAAAACGATATCTAAAGCGACGGCGGCTTATCCGTGATCCGAACCATCCCTTCAAAGGGGCTGGCTTCAACATAGCGCATGGCGGACTTCATATCCTTCCAGCCCACATAGCTCATCAGTGACTTGAGGTCCCAACCGCTCTGGTTCGCCCAGGTCGCGAAACCGCGGCGCAGCGAATGGGTGGTGTAGTGCTCGGCCTCGATGCCGGCGCGCTTGAGCGCCTGGCGCAGCAGCGGAATCACGCTGTTGGCGTGCAGCCCCTCCTCGCTCAGGTGCCCCCAGCGATCCACCCCGCGAAAGACCGGGCCGCGCACCAGGGCCGCCTCGGTGATCCATTCGATGTAAGCCTGCACCGGACACAGCTTGAGCAGCGCCGGCGCCTGGTAGGTCTTGCCCAGGTTCTCCCGGTCGCCCTTGCTGCGCGGCAGGTACACGGTGATGCCTTTGCCGGCGCGGGCCTGGACGTGCTCGATCTCGAGGCGGCACAGCTCGTCGCTGCGAAAGCCGCGCCAGAACCCCAGCAGAATCAGCGCCCGGTCACGGCAGGCCTTGAGCAACTGAGGCCGCTTCTGTTGAGCCCTGGCTTCGCTGATCTCCTGATCCAGCCAGGCCACCGCCTGTTCCAGGTGCTGCAGTTGCAAAGGCTCGGCCTGTTTCTCTTGGGCCGGATGCAGCGCGCGGATGCCCTTGAGCGTCTTGCGCACGAGCGGCGCCTTGGTCGGGTCGGCAAATCCCTGGCTGCTGTGCCATTGCGCCAGCGCCGATAGACGCAGCTTCAGCGTATTGATCGACAACACACCGGCATGGGCCACCAGGTAGCGGGCGACGCTTTCCGCCGTCGCGGGCAGGAAGCCGCCCCAGGTCACTTCGAAATGGGCGATGGCCGCGCGGTAGCTGCGGCGGGTGTTGTCACGGGTGGCGGCTTGCAGGTAGCGATCCAGATCGCTCATGGACGGGTTTCTCACAGGTGTACTGACGGACTGCGCACAACGCGCAATTCAGCGCTTCGCACGGGATAATACGAGTATATCCCGCCTCTTGATAATCAAACATTTAACTTATTTTTTGGCATGGTACACTGCATTTTTCATGGCATGTAGCACAGTACGTAAAGGTAGGTTCACTCATGGCCCGTGGTGGCATCAATAAGGCACTGGTTCAAGCGGCGCGGCTGGCGATTCTGGCCCGCGGAGAACACCCGAGCATCGACGCGGTACGCATCGAAATGGGCAATACCGGCTCGAAAACCACCATTCATCGCTATCTGAAGGAACTGGATGACGGGAGAGAACCCGTCGAAGCGCCGTCCGAACCGATCGACGACGAACTGACCGCCCTGGTCGCCCGCCTGGCGCAACGGCTCAAGGAGCAGGCACAGGAGCCGATCGAACAGGCCCGCGAGGCATTCGAAGAACAGCGCGAGGCGCTGGAGGCCGAGCTGAACCAGACCCGCCAGGCGCTGACGCAACTGGAACAGCAACACGACATCCAGAGTGCCGCACTGGCCCGCGAATCCGAAGCGCTGACCGACACCCGGTCGATGCTTCAGACGGAACAGACCCGCAACGCCGGACTGAACCAGGCACTGGCGGATTTTGAATTGCGCCTGAAGGACAAGGACGAACAGATCCGCTCGCTGGAAGAGAAGCACCTGCACGCCCGCGACGCCCTTGAGCACTACCGCAACGCCATCAAGGAACAGCGCGAACAGGAACAGAGCCGCCACGAAGGGCAAGTGCAGCAGTTGCAGATGGAATTGCGCCAGGCCCAGCAAAGCGCGCTGGTGCGCCAGGATGAAATCACCCAACTGCACCGTGACAACGAACGCCTGCTGACCGAAAACCGCGGTTCGCTACGTGAGCTCAGCCTGCTGCAGGATCAGCTCAAGCACAGCAACCAGCGCCAGGACCAGTTGTTCGAGCAAGCGTCCCGCGCCGACAGCGAACGCACCCTCCTCCAGGAACGCTTGCGCGTCGCCGCCCTGGAAAGCCAGACGCTCAAACAGAGCCTCGACGAACAGGCGCAACTCAATCAGGGACTGGAGAAGGAACTGACCAAGGCACAGGCCAGCCTGGAGGACAGCTTGCGCCTGGCCGCCACCGTGGCGGCAGCGGCAGACGCAGCCGAGCCGAAAGGCGCTTAAGCGCCGACCGGCGAACGCATGGTGACAAACTCTTCGGCCGCCGTCGGGTGAACCCCGATGGTGTCGTCGAAGTCACGCTTGGTGGCGCCGGCCTTCAGGGCGATGGCCAGCCCCTGCACGATCTCGCCGGCGTCCGGGCCGACCATGTGGCAGCCGAGCACTTTGTCGGTCTTGCCGTCGACCACCAGCTTCATCAGCGTGCGCTCCTGGCAATCGGTCAGGGTCAGCTTCATCGGGCGGAAGCGGCTTTCGAAGATCACAACGTCATGCCCGGCGCTCCTCGCCTCCTCTTCCGTCAGGCCGACGGTGCCGATGTTCGGCAGGCTGAACACCGCCGTCGGGATCATCTTGTAGTCCACCGGACGGTATTGCTCAGGCTTGAACAGACGCCGCGCCACCGCC from Pseudomonas ekonensis carries:
- a CDS encoding histone-like nucleoid-structuring protein, MvaT/MvaU family, with product MSRLAEFRAAEKALQEQLKQLESLKNDAGLKKEIEFEEKLQGLMKSYGKGLKDIIAILDPNPAKSGLQVSAAPKTRRARVVKVYQNPHTGELIETKGGNHRGLKAWKEQYGAATVDSWLRG
- a CDS encoding DUF4946 domain-containing protein, coding for MIRPFKSLFVFLGLSLCATGAVAQAPEIAWPAGWQVEALPDTSPQVSRQRGVKTDAEGNQVMVMELTMTQVETGHQVNLQGVLLEMRKAVQKDFFQGGYQSVCNRIHSAVLGSLSALETTCTVTENGRHVLSQTLVAALDAQKAYVLSYAGEAEMFKQSTDEIASIRNSLKL
- the gloA gene encoding lactoylglutathione lyase, encoding MSLHELNTFPGVTATPDSATRNFVFNHTMLRVKDITRSLDFYTRVLGFSLVEKRDFPEAEFSLYFLALVDKAQIPADAAARTEWMKSIPGILELTHNHGTENDADFAYHNGNTDPRGFGHICISVPDIVAACERFEELGCDFQKRLTDGRMKSLAFIKDPDGYWVEIIQPAPL
- the ahpF gene encoding alkyl hydroperoxide reductase subunit F, producing the protein MLDANLKAQLKSYLERVTQPIEIVASLDDGAKSREMLELLKDVASLSSQITLIDSGDDARKPSFSINRPGADISLRFAGIPMGHEFTSLVLALLQVGGHPSKASAEVIEQIRSLKGEFSFETYFSLSCQNCPDVVQALNLMAVLNPNIRHVAIDGALFQDEVNDRKIMAVPSIYLNGENFGQGRMGLEEILAKLDTGAIERQAEKISAKEAFDVLVVGGGPAGASAAIYAARKGIRTGVAAERFGGQVLDTMAIENFISVQETEGPKLAVALEEHVKQYDVDIMNLQRADKLIPGKNGELHEVRFASGASLKAKSVILATGARWREMNVPGEQEYRNKGVAYCPHCDGPLFKGKRVAVIGGGNSGVEAAIDLAGIVAHVTLLEFDVQLRADAVLQRKLHSLPNVTVITSAQTTEVTGDGQKVNGLRYKDRQSDELRSVELEGIFVQIGLLPNTDWLKGTIELSPRGEIIVDNRGETSIHGIFAAGDVTTVPYKQIVIAVGEGAKASLSAFDHLIRTSAPA
- the ahpC gene encoding alkyl hydroperoxide reductase subunit C, with the translated sequence MPIINSQVKPFKATAFKNGDFVQVSDADLKGKWSVVFFYPADFTFVCPTELEDLADNYAAFQKLGVEIYSVSTDTHFAHAAWHNTSPAIGKIQYTMIGDPTHVISRNFDVLIEEAGLADRGTFVINPEGQIKIVELNDGGVGRDASELLRKIKAAQYVAAHPGEVCPAKWKEGEATLAPSLDLVGKI
- a CDS encoding site-specific integrase — protein: MSDLDRYLQAATRDNTRRSYRAAIAHFEVTWGGFLPATAESVARYLVAHAGVLSINTLKLRLSALAQWHSSQGFADPTKAPLVRKTLKGIRALHPAQEKQAEPLQLQHLEQAVAWLDQEISEARAQQKRPQLLKACRDRALILLGFWRGFRSDELCRLEIEHVQARAGKGITVYLPRSKGDRENLGKTYQAPALLKLCPVQAYIEWITEAALVRGPVFRGVDRWGHLSEEGLHANSVIPLLRQALKRAGIEAEHYTTHSLRRGFATWANQSGWDLKSLMSYVGWKDMKSAMRYVEASPFEGMVRITDKPPSL
- a CDS encoding DNA-binding protein, translating into MARGGINKALVQAARLAILARGEHPSIDAVRIEMGNTGSKTTIHRYLKELDDGREPVEAPSEPIDDELTALVARLAQRLKEQAQEPIEQAREAFEEQREALEAELNQTRQALTQLEQQHDIQSAALARESEALTDTRSMLQTEQTRNAGLNQALADFELRLKDKDEQIRSLEEKHLHARDALEHYRNAIKEQREQEQSRHEGQVQQLQMELRQAQQSALVRQDEITQLHRDNERLLTENRGSLRELSLLQDQLKHSNQRQDQLFEQASRADSERTLLQERLRVAALESQTLKQSLDEQAQLNQGLEKELTKAQASLEDSLRLAATVAAAADAAEPKGA